The genomic window TGTTACGCACGAACGTCGCGGCAGTGCTGCAGCGCGTGAACCTCGCGGAGGAAGAGGCGAGCGAGACGTGCAGGGTCTCTTCAGAACTCTTCGCCATCACTGCGGACGCGTACATTGTTCTGGGCGAGCTACGAGAGGATGCGTATAGCTGCAGCAGCCCGAACTGGTACGCCTTCGTAGGCCGCGAGGTGGAAGAGAAGAGCAGAATGAGCGCTTTACAACGCTTGGCGCGGGTGGTCTGCAGCGACCTGGAAGAACTTGGCGAGACGGGTGCAGCTGCGATCGCTGCGCAGGTGAAGCAGAAGCAGGTCGAGGAGTTACAAGCATCGCTAGAACAGATGAAGACGGCCTACGGCCTGAGCCGTGTAGTAGCTGCGGGGATCGGCGATTTCCTCGCCCGTGCGGCTGCGGACGCGGTGCATCTGCAATTCATCTCGCTCGCTGCACGGTACGGAACTGACATTGCCGCCACGTTTCCCGCGTTTGCACTCGCCAAGCTCCTGGAAGCAGCGGTTACGGGAGGCGAGCGATGATGAAGAAGACCATGCGCGTTGCGGGCTTAACCGGCGGCATGGCGAGCGGCAAAACGCTCGTGCTCCAGCAGTTCATGAAGCTCGGCGCATATGTGATCGATTGCGACGTGCTCAGTCGCGAAGCGGTCATCCCGTGCTCGATGGCCTGGTGGGAGATCGTGCGATGCTTTGGCACGGAGATCGTGCGGCATGATTTAGAGCTTGATCGTAAAAGGCTGCGTGACCTTATATTCAACGATGCTGAGAAGCGCGTCACGCTGGAGAAGATCGTCCATCCAGTAGTGAATCGGAAGATGCGGGAGCGAATCGCGGCGATTGCGGCACTAACCGCGACGCACCACACGCTCGTGGTCGTCGATGTCCCGCTCCTGATCGAGACAGGCGTGCAGCACGAATTCGACGCCGTTGTTGTGGTCTACTGCAGTGAAGAGACGCAGATACAGAGAATCTCCGACCGGGAGGGCGTTACGAGAGCAGAGGCGCGAAAAATGATCGCTTTACAACTGCCCCTTACGGAGAAACTACCATTCGCGGATTACGTTATAACGAATGAGGGCACGCGCGAAGAAACGGAGAATCAGGTGCGCGCGATATTCGCAGAGCTTTCGCCTTGAGCTCCTGAGTTCGACTAAACGCCGCTGATCTTCGTCTTTGATAAGCCGATCTCTGCAAGGACGAACAGGTCAATTTCGTCAGCCAGTTCGGCGAACTGCTCTTTAAAGGCCTGGAGCTGGCTCCGAATCTCGTCGCTCACCTGCGCGACCTTGAGCTTCTCTTCGAGCTCTATCTCTTTATGATAAATATCGTCGATCAGCATGAAGATACTCGGCTTTTTGATCTGAATCGCCCGGAAATCTTCCATGACGTCCTCGCCCTGCTTATACCGGGCCAGAATCTCATTCCACTCCGCGGTGATCGCGTCACGATCCCTGACAAACTCATCGAGTGTTCCTAAGAATGCTTTTGAGATAAACCGCTCTTTCTCTTCTGCCACCATCGCCTGTGATGTTTTTGATATCGTCCAACCCTTAAATACTTTGCGATTTCTCCTTCGCACCGTGCACCGATGCTCAGCCACCCGTGCACGCAGTCCTGAACGCTACGATACGTAGGTACCGCACACAGCAGTCACCTCACGCACTTCGACCGCACTACCGCGTCGTGAGGCGACCATCTCCCAGCCCGCCATCTTCGCACGACCCACACCGAACGCCTTCTCACCGGTAAAAAGAACCTCATCGTTCACTCGAATCGCCGTGCCTGCATCAACCACACCGGGTGCCAGGATCGAGCCCCGGGGCAGGAAATCGCCGATGTGTACGGTATACGCAGCTAGAAGCTCCGCAATCTGGCGCGCGCCGTTCAGCGTGAGCGTAATAAGCCCGTATGCCGGCACAACGCGCGCAAGCACAGCACCATCTGCGCTGAGCTGGTAGGCCGGGAACTTACCGGTAATCTTCAGCCGCGTCCCACCAGCTTCTGAAAAGAGCGCACGCCCCACACCACGCCCGTACTGATAGTCAGCCATCGCCCTGAGCATGCTTGTTTTATGCGCGAGGCCTGGCAGTCGCTTCGTGTCGCCACAGAGCTCTGCGAATTCCTCACGCAGCCGCTGAAGCGCGCGCGCTGCGGTCATGTCCTCGTCCGCATCGCAGGTGAAGCTCACTTCGAGCCCTAAGTCAGCCGCGACACTGAGACATATATCGCGATACGCGCCGCTGAGATGTGCTACTATATGCTCGTACCTCTGGTGATGAAGCTCGAGATAGGTTCGCAGACACGAGGCGACCCATGCGCGCTCCTCAGCATCCCAGTGGCCGGTCACCGGAATGTCATAGAACGCAGCGGGATACACCAGCTCCAGCTCGCGCGGCACCACGCCGAGTGGTGACGTCAGGATCACCTCGTGCGCGTGTCCCCGGTAGGGTGCGATCGCGTCACTGAACTTCCGGTGCGATGGTGATCGCGAATAGGGCTTCCGCGCAGAGCAGGGCAAAAGCAGCAGAATGCGCCGCTGTGGTGGCTCATAACGATCCAAAACGCGGCGCGCAAATCGCTTCACCTCGACTCGCCACAAAGATTCCAGCGTGTTCGCCATCAGCACACAGTTCCGCGCGACCGGCGTTCGTAGCTCGAAATACGCGCCCTCCTCGAGATCCAGGAGGCGCAACGCGGCGGTCAGGAACGGCGAGGACCGCACCCTCTGCTCGATATATTCACGCATCGTGCCGGCGCGTATCTGCGTCCTGACCTTCTTCAGCTCCTTATCGAGCAGAAGCGAATTGTGCTGCGCCAGGAACTGTGCGCGCTCAGTATCATCCCGTTCGCGTAACTCGTCTGCAGTTAGCGCCGAGCAGACCG from Methanomicrobia archaeon includes these protein-coding regions:
- a CDS encoding dephospho-CoA kinase, with amino-acid sequence MMKKTMRVAGLTGGMASGKTLVLQQFMKLGAYVIDCDVLSREAVIPCSMAWWEIVRCFGTEIVRHDLELDRKRLRDLIFNDAEKRVTLEKIVHPVVNRKMRERIAAIAALTATHHTLVVVDVPLLIETGVQHEFDAVVVVYCSEETQIQRISDREGVTRAEARKMIALQLPLTEKLPFADYVITNEGTREETENQVRAIFAELSP
- a CDS encoding H4MPT-linked C1 transfer pathway protein, which translates into the protein MFLGIDVGGANTKVATSDGVVVESLYAPLWHRKVCLYEVLPEVQQRFGAKLEAIGAVMTGELSDCFATRREGVLFIADAVATSFDNPLFFDRMGQFRARSAVETDPLAFAATNWLASATLVAQEYRDAIFLDIGSTTTDVIPISDGTVRAQRTDLERLKRGELIYSGVLRTNVAAVLQRVNLAEEEASETCRVSSELFAITADAYIVLGELREDAYSCSSPNWYAFVGREVEEKSRMSALQRLARVVCSDLEELGETGAAAIAAQVKQKQVEELQASLEQMKTAYGLSRVVAAGIGDFLARAAADAVHLQFISLAARYGTDIAATFPAFALAKLLEAAVTGGER